In Leishmania panamensis strain MHOM/PA/94/PSC-1 chromosome 13 sequence, the genomic stretch GTGTGGCAGACACCGTAAATACCAGACACACGTGCTTAAGAGAAACACGAAAGAAGAAATGAGCACAAGAAGGCGCCCCTCTTTCTATAGGGCGTAAAGGCAAACGTCACTCATTGACGCAGAGATAGGCGCGGGCGCACACCCGCACCTCCGTATCGCCCGTCTTCACCTTTTTAGCAGTCGTCGCAGCGTGGCTGTGGGTAAGCGGGTCTGCATGAGGTGCcaccggtggtggtgtgatGGGTAGTGGAGTCCGTGGGATTCTGCCCTCGCATCTCTGTTCTTCGCCTTTCCATTTatcagcaccaccgcgtcTGCACACTGTCGCTCCTTCTCACTACgtttttcgcttttttctctcagACTCCACTTTTTGTTTAGACCGCCCTTGCCCAGTCGATGTTCTCCGCACcccgccatcaccaccgaaGAGACCGGCCACCAAAGGCAAGGGGGCTGTGAGAGAGTTGCGCGCGCCTCCTGCGGTGATGCcggcctttttttttgtttacAAGTAGAGGGCTTGAAGAaacacgaaaagagaagagaagaaatcTGCAGATACAGAAACAAACCAGCACGGAGTGGTGTGAAGACGAGATGATGGCAgggcagcggagaggaggcgcaaAACCAGCGTGAGACAGTCCTttgcgtgccgccgccgctgaacTTACACTAGCAGCTCTACGCTTGTGGATTTGCGCAGTAGTGCGCGTGCgtcagtggtggtggtggtgcagctcaCGGCGTTGCAGACAGACAGAACCGCAGAGATAGAAatgcagcagtggcgctgtCTCACGGTGTTACCTCCGCCGGCAGACACTCACTCAGTACATAGACCCCTCCGGTGGCTGCGTGAGCTTGCGgttctgcggctgcgccaTCTCCTTCCGCAGCTCCGACAGGCACATTTCCATCGTCGTTCGGCGGTCCCAGCTCTTGAAGGTGTGGAACTTGTTGCGGTTCACCGTACCATCGGGGTCGACGCAGGGCAGGTTCACCTTACTGAGGAAGCGAATGTGCGGCGGTACCTTTGGATAGTTCTCATCGCAGTAAATCTCCAGCGACAGGATGCGATACTCAAAGGTGCTGCTAGGGGGGCCTACGATAGTGCCGTTCCAGTAGTGGAAGTAGATGTCCTCCGTGTCACGCAGACCCACGGAGACGTTTTGGTTACTTCCTGTGGCCTTCTCGCCGGCCTCtagctcctccagcaggcgAAAGTTACGCGGCACCTCGACCATCGTCGTACGTCTGCAGGAGCAGTGTAAGTGGATATGTCTTTGATGAAAGGACCAgcgggagagaagagagcgcaacagcacagcagcggcaggagcacACGGAAGCGAAATAACTGGAACcgcagaaggggggaggaagttGAGAGGTGTAaatacacgcacagaagAGGAGTTGGCAAGACAACCAAGTCACCCCAAGATCAATGAAGAACTCTAAAAACAAGAGACGAGCGAAAGAGATAAGGCGGGCGCAGAGGAGGGCAGGGGTGAGTCGTGCGTATCGTTGAAAGTGAGCAGTACAAAAAAGGCGTCAAAGGTCCGAGTTGCTGAGACAGAAAAGCATACCGCAGATGGGCGCCATCCACAGACGCGCGcatgcagagagggagaaaaaacGATGAgtgggagagcgagagagactcCAATGTAACGCATGAacagcgcagctgcctctctcctcttctacATTGAATGTCATGCAGAGCTCACAGACTACCGTCTCATAGcacgcagcgatgcagctccTTAGGCGGGTCTGAACGAATGTTGCTGATGCGTCGCACCACTAGAGGATAGACTTTTCATTGGCCAAGGAGGAAGCTCAGAAATACAGAAGAGCTGCTAACGCCGAGCAtcggcagaaaaaaaagaaaaaaaaaaaggtggaCAACTCGACGGGCGTGTGCACACAACCCCAGCAGCCCACGCGCTGCGACTGTGAAGCTGGCGAGATTTCTCTTTGGCGCTCTACTCTCTTTGATATTCTGCTGTGATGACGCGggccacctcagcgcgtggtctAGCGGGGGTCCACATCACACCACTCTCTTGGGGGGAAGCCCAGTTGCCCACACacctgccaatgccgagccacttcaTGTGGTGACAGAGTCGCGCACCTACGCGACGTGGGGAGGGCAGAGCGATGTGCCGCTACAGATGCCAGCCGTTGGGTCCTGGATAGCGTTGCGCGGGAGcgacctgcagcagtgagcACGCCTGTGCCCATCACATGATGGGGCGAAGCGCCAAGGCGACTGGAGCGTATCTCGTCTGGCCCCTGCTGCCTACTTGGTGTGGCGAGCCTgggccaccccgagggacgTGCCGGGGGTGGCGGTCGGCATATGGTAGTCGCGGCCGCGAGGCGGCGGGTGGGCAGAGCGCGAGGCAGGAGCCGTGCTCGCCGGCCACTAGACGTGCgccttgctgcagcgcggccccaccgctgccgcgcacctGGCGATGGCCCTATGACAGGCCGAGGGGGGCCGCGTGGTGGGCTG encodes the following:
- a CDS encoding ubiquitin-conjugating enzyme-like protein (TriTrypDB/GeneDB-style sysID: LpmP.13.1450), producing MVEVPRNFRLLEELEAGEKATGSNQNVSVGLRDTEDIYFHYWNGTIVGPPSSTFEYRILSLEIYCDENYPKVPPHIRFLSKVNLPCVDPDGTVNRNKFHTFKSWDRRTTMEMCLSELRKEMAQPQNRKLTQPPEGSMY